The genomic segment AGATCGGCCGGGAGCGGGCGAGCAACGGGTTCAGCACCAGGGCCGCGGAATCGGTGCTGGTGCTGCACGCGAACCTGATGCTGCACGAGATCCACGACGCGGCAGGCGACGGTGAGGACCTGAACCAGCTGCTCCAGTTGACCGCGTGGTTCGGCGCGCAGGGGTTGCGCGGCACGGCCGCCTACATGCGCGGCTATCTGGACGAACAGGCGTTGCGCGTCAAATTGGCGCAGCGGATACGCAATTTGGCGGAATCGCTGCTGGCGAATGCGGCGACGGCCGCGGAAATCGCCCGCAGCCTCGGGGTCACCGTGCACGAGGAATACGTGGCGGTGGTGGTCCGGTGCCCGGAGAAACCCGGCGAGCTGGCCGACGAAATCGTGGAACTGGCGTTCAAGCAGCACGCCGTCCCGGCGCTGTGGCGGGAGCCTGGGGAACTGGTCGCGCTGCTCCCGGCGGGCCGGGACGAGCCGCTGACCGTGGTCCGGGCGATCGTCGAACTGGCGGGCGGGCCGTGTGCGGTCGGCGCCGCGCCCGGCCGGTCCACCGCGCTCGCCGAGGCGGTGGCGGTGGCCACGCGGGTGGCCCAGGTGGCGCCGCGCGAACGGGTTCCCCGTGCCGTCTACGGGATTCCCGAGGTGTTCGTGGAACTGGGTGTGGCCCACGTGCCGGAGGTCGACGAGTGGCTC from the Amycolatopsis magusensis genome contains:
- a CDS encoding PucR family transcriptional regulator, with product MSDLFGLLEKRAEANARAEVVAYAREIPDYRREAADPRGHAAMLDYAIWMRRHTVEMTRGDDPLGESALAFIGEIGRERASNGFSTRAAESVLVLHANLMLHEIHDAAGDGEDLNQLLQLTAWFGAQGLRGTAAYMRGYLDEQALRVKLAQRIRNLAESLLANAATAAEIARSLGVTVHEEYVAVVVRCPEKPGELADEIVELAFKQHAVPALWREPGELVALLPAGRDEPLTVVRAIVELAGGPCAVGAAPGRSTALAEAVAVATRVAQVAPRERVPRAVYGIPEVFVELGVAHVPEVDEWLGDLVRRLANGPDLVATLDLYYRNDMNRLTTALALHIHPRTLDYRLGRVRELTGVDPGSVRGIRILSSAVARALREPG